In Lolium rigidum isolate FL_2022 chromosome 7, APGP_CSIRO_Lrig_0.1, whole genome shotgun sequence, the DNA window atttggatctgcacacaagatttggcggattttacaagttcgtatcagaatctgaaacaacaagatacagaaattacagcaagattttggacgaactttgctcaagaacttcagatctgaggattgctcaaccttctccatgcttggaccaacatgcacctgcatcaagatccaatcttagcaatggaggaagaagaagaggagattaaaccatctagggttggggagaagatggagagggaggctctcatggtgaggggaagcttgaggaaggaggggagctccatcttggtggctttccatggccatggtcggccatggagctaaggaggagcagcagctcgtggggagaGGTGGGAGAAGAGTATGAGGGAGTGGGTGTGAGTGGAGAgagcaaaaattagagcaaagggggaggtggccgCCAAAGGGGgggttttatagagggagaggggtggctgcctccttttttcattggccaagggaggtggctgcccatttaatgattgggttagttgggaggcaaggcttgcaagagaagaaagtgaggagaaagtgctggccgaaattgccatgccaacataattggccggctccattcttgccaacaacaagtgaacaatgtgagggagaggcacaacatccatgtgaatagatatgtgcaatgatgttgaggagaaattgtcaaagagtgactttgatgatgataaaaataggagtagatacatatagataaaaaatgagtatgaaggtgacatgtgccatgagaataatctccaccactttggttgagaccaacttatgatgaaagatagttcccaaggtatatttgatgagtagtagtttttatttgaattcaatattgaagagattggggattgaccacatgcaacaatgcatgagcatgccaagatagatgggatggtgatggtggttgagacaatggtagagcaaggttatgagagatggtgagtgaagtatccatatactcacaaggatgaatatattgacatacatcatcaattcatgaggtcaaggtgatgatggaaaataatagaggagtgagataggcataatgaaatataagttgctctacaaataagaggtcaattgggagtgatttgaaagtatcaaatgatcatccatttgatcaagaattggaggatggaggggatacaatggggtggatcagagatgtgcataagatgtgcaagttttgccatttgaaaaagaactcatttgaaaagtatttgaaacacctcaattgtctagggacaattgggaatgaactcaagtggaatggaacttgaaaatgttgagaaaaactagttggaacttaggggttcaaaaatattctacttactatctcaagtaaagtagagtttttctcaaacttaaaataaacaagaaatggtatagataccatatcaagcctttttgtgaaaaggaaagcaaaatagaaagaaaagttttagaaaccagtacttggtagaaatgggatgagaaacaaaacccattttcagttcttgttttctttgaagaaatatcttgaaaagatttaataaaactagaagtagttttgtgatcaaaactagagaaggaaaacagtagggtttttgaggagggaaactaatttagggaggagtgttctcaagggtagatgatggctacaaaatgtacccaccattcccactcttggttttgtgaagattaaacttgaataaaaacaagaggtaaaattgaAAGAAGTGCTCTAGTGTTGAATCATTGAATAGGatacaagatcaagttgaatatatgagctgcaaggattgactgagacatgcaagacgtggaggttggagaggatgttgcatagatgagatccatgcattgaagtcaacaataacagttgtgggtgcttagagatcaattgccaaagtctggacattttaagcctgtcaacacagatggtcgacatggcctcaaaaccaacaaggatgagtaggtataagagagggatgtagctgggGGTAGACgaacccaagttttgaattaaggatgattgagctatcttgtactataaaaagaaaatcaagatggcacactcagcttgtaatcaggagagaggtttgatgtagtaagaaggaaaacaatttttcctaagccacacatgtgttttatttggtgagttgcttgttcaaCCACTAGggatgttgttctatgaggtagctcaagacaaaactcaacaagcaaatcaagacaattcatctaccaacagatcaaggcaattcatcataaccaacagatcaaggcaattcatctatctatagtataagaaaaagtttttgttccccctaatttttgcattaaggacaaataaacaaggttgcaaaaaggtGGGGTGTTAcagaaagtagcccccgagtctagcgatggatgtttgcaaccgtgcgtagactcaagccgAGTAGCCGAAAGTAATAGATTCATTCATATGTCAATTTTATTAGAATGTTTCGTCACAGGGAGCCGATAACCTCGATGAGATCATCAGTGACGTGGCATTTGCAGCAGCTCGATTGACAGAACGTGACCTAATGGGcccaccctatatatatatatatgcgcggtcagttaggaaatgactgatCCTTGCGCTTTGACTGAGGTGTTTCCTCGATTCTCGTGCGTAGTGGGGATAATGGATATAGGGTGGGCCCATTAGATTTGGATGTTGCCTTCTACAACATCCAAATATTGGATCTGGAAACGCAAATCCTTCAGAAATCAGCCTATTTCGTGACCCTCTACGACAGGGCGAAGCTAGAGGCAAAATCCATTGGCTTCAACTCTTTGTGTTGATATATAATCTTCCAATAATTAGTAATATCACATATTAATACAATGAAGTTTTGACTCATTTTATTGGGTTCAGATGAACCCAATTGTTGTATGGCAGCTCCGCCACTGCTTTGCAAGTGCTATCTAGGATGCCCGCCGTACTTCCCCCTCTAGCTAACAATCTTCCACGAGCAAGTGTCACGCAAGAAGCTGAAGAGGTCTCTAGTCATCGTCGGTAGCATCACCTTCTAGGTGAATGCCGGCGAATCATTCATCGACTTTGATATGCCGAAGAAGGCGGGGCGGATTGGCAAAAGAGATCTTGGTTTATTCAAATTGCAAGGTTCTGGTTCTACATGAGGGAGGAGACCCCAATGATCTAGATCCCAAATTTAGTTCCAATTCCATTGACTTTTTTTTGTAGATTTCTAGGAACCTTACACATCACAAGTAATCCAAAGTTAATGCATTCAAATTGAAGGAGATACATATTACATGGATACAATCTAATTATTGGTAGCCTCCTTTGTCCTTCTTGCTAAAGACAATCTTTAACATGATTTTGGAAATAAGATGACAATACGATAAAACTAGAGAAATACGACAATGCAGGCATGCTCATACATATATGAGCTCAACATATTATTCCCTCTATTTATCTAGGACTCTTGGCTAGGCTTAGACAGTGTCGTTATTCTTCTTCTTGATGACCTCTTGAATTATAGCCCCGACAACATCAAGCTCCATTGGTTTGGGCAGAAATTCATCAGCGTCGACCCTCATGAACGCCTCTTGGCCATTTTCGCCAACTGATACTCCAACAATCTTCACATGAATTTCTCCCAAAGCACGGATCTTCTCAATTGCCTGCCAAATAATACAAGAAGTACATTTTCAAGCAAACTATTCAGCAAAAATAAATAGCTATTTTTCCACATGGAAGAAATGGAAAACTAATACCTCAGGCCCAGACATTACGGGCATGTCCTTGTCACAAAAAATAATGTCAAACTTCTTCCCCTCGAGGAACATTTGCAATGCTTCTTTCCCATTCTTAGCCGTAGTAATCTCGCAGTGGAATTTACGCAGCATGGCGGAGAGAATCATGGTCTCAACAGCCGAATCCTCAACAATAAGTGCCTTAACCGGGGATCCTTCAACGTAGGATGTCATGATCGGCTAAACAAACTAAAAAAGAATACATATATTTGTTATTTCCGATCCATGCAATGCATCTAAGGTGATAGTTATAGGGTATTctcaataaaaataaacaaaaaagtcATAATCAAAATTAGTATCCCGAAACGTTGTACATGAATATCAAGTGAGCAAGTTTAGTTGCAAAATCATaataaataattcttaaaaataatCTAGAAGTTAAGCATGCAATTCAAGTACATATCAGTCGATGGAAATATATGCTAGATCTGGCAGGAAGCTCAAATCATGAGATGTTGCTATTGCGAGACGTGTGCAAAATTTATTATTACTCAGGATGGGAAgaccaaaaaatatattttttcataTAAGAGgataagaaaaaaataaaaaaaatattaaaagatAAAGAGAACATTGTTTTACATATGAATAATTTGTCATGTTCTTTTCTGCAATAAGTAGAACCAAAAACATCGTAAGGAAGACCGCATCATAGCAAAGAAACGGTGAAAAATACAACATATGGGTGCATATGCATGGTTGCACCTCTAACAGTCTCTTGTATGCAAGCATATCAAAATAAACTAGTACATGATGATGATTGCAAGGCAAAAAAGGAGAAAAATGGGGACCTCAAAGCTTGCTAGAGATTTTGGCGAACGAGGTCGAAGGAAATGAAATTGGCTCTTTTTTTATATTGTTGCTTCAGGCTTTGGTGTTGTGTGTCGTGTACGCCTCTATGCCtaggtatttatagagggaaacGAGAGGAGCACCACCCCAAGGTTGGCCGATCTCAGCCATTCATTTGAAAATTATGTCCGTTCCCGCGTGCAAATATCTCCACCGTTTCACATGAAAATACAAAATGGACAACTAATGTTGATATTGCCAATATCTTTTGTTATAAATGATAAATATATTTTTCGTATTTCCAGATACTTCTCATAGATGTATAGCTTATTAAATTGCTGATTATTGCACCGCAGAAGATCACAGTGTGTATAAATATGTATGGCTTCACATGCCATCGTATCTAGATATCAAAAAGGAATTAtaaatcatttattgtttttccgTCAATAACATAGATGGTTgttcatgatgtctacgggtgcttctattcttgtagacagtgttgggcctccaagagcagaggtttgtagaacagcagcaagtttcccttaagtggatcacccaaggtttatcgaactcagggaggaagaggtcaaggatatccctctcaagcaaccctgcaaccacaaagcaagaagtctcttgtgtccccaacacacctaataggtgcactagttcggcgaagagatagtgaaatacaggtggtatgaataaataagcagtagcaacggcaccagaaaagtgctttttccaggactggtgtgtggttgatggtggtaatattgccggaagtatagatgcagtaaaacagtaaacaaacagcgatagcagtatttaggaacaaggcctagggatcatactttcactagtggacactctcaactttgatcacataacagaataaataaatagatgctagactctacactctcttgttggatgatgaacaccactaactgtgtaggattacacgaaccctcaatgccggtctccacaatattcgatgttcatgtttaaataaccttagagtgcatgacagatcaacataaccaaaccaagtactaacatagcatgcacactgtcaccttcacgctacgaaaggaggcatagatcacatcaataccatcatagcaatagttaacttcataatctacaagagatcacaatcatagcctacgccaagtactacacgatgcacacactcgtcaccattacaccgtgcgggaggaataaactactttaataacatcactagagtagcacacggataaattgtgatacaaaacacattgcaatcataaagagatataaataagcacttcactatgccattcataacagtgaataagtattccgtgaaatatagcctaagagacccacacggtgcacacactcgtcacctttacacacgtgggacaaggagtctccggagatcacataagtaaaacccacttgactagcataatgacatctagattacaagcatcatcatatgaatctcaatcatgtaaggcagctcatgagattattgtatt includes these proteins:
- the LOC124674559 gene encoding two-component response regulator ORR42-like, with protein sequence MTSYVEGSPVKALIVEDSAVETMILSAMLRKFHCEITTAKNGKEALQMFLEGKKFDIIFCDKDMPVMSGPEAIEKIRALGEIHVKIVGVSVGENGQEAFMRVDADEFLPKPMELDVVGAIIQEVIKKKNNDTV